From the Hoplias malabaricus isolate fHopMal1 chromosome 6, fHopMal1.hap1, whole genome shotgun sequence genome, the window ATGCTCCCTTACTTGCATTTAGAAGCACATAGCTCCCTGTTAATGGTAATTGGTTGAAATTACTGTTGGATAGTTTTCAGCTTGTAGTCTCTTCGAACATTAAGAGATCGCCTAAAAGGTGCTTCTAAAATCTGTGGTGTTTGTTCATCAGGAGGAAGGCCTGAGGAGAAGTGGAGAGCCAAAATATGCCCACCTGTCCATGGAGCTCCATGTTTTTATTGAAGTGTTTGCCCCTGCTCCTGAAGCATACGTACGCATGGCCCATGCTATGGAGGAGATTAAGAAGTTCCTGTTCCCTGTAAGtatcaaataaaaaattctCCCCTGCTGGAGCCAGCGGGGAGGTGGATGGATTATGTCTGCAGCACAGAGGTTTTAGTTTACCTCTCCCTGCGTGCAGTGCTACCTCATTTATTAGATCCAAATAGGTCAATGTTTAACACTGATTAACTGCTTACATTGTTAAATTAGAGCTTGGCTCACTTTGCTTTTGGCTACTGATTAATATTTAATCTGATAAATCACTTTTGCGTTGTCCTCTTTAGCTGTGTGAAATGACAGTCAGATTTGCATACCAGCTCTCGAGGTTATTTCTGGGTTATGGGTTTTGATTATAATCACATTAATCCTTTTGTTTGATGGGTTTTTGAGCACTGGCACCTAGGTTTGTATCCTGCTGCCTCTTTCATAGTGTTTCAGCTAATAGGTGTTCTCAAGTTTTCTTGCTGTACAATAGGTGCTGTGAGCTAAAGGCATTTGTAAAGTTTCTTTAAGCCTTTGGGATTATAGTAAAATGTAGCTGCTTTGCTaagacaccccccccctctacccTGTAGGACATGATGGATGAAATTTGCCAGGAACAGTTCATGGAGATGGGTTATCTGAATGGCAGTCAAGATCATGGTGTTAGGGGTAGAGGAGGGCCGCTCACCAGGGGCCGTGGAGCCCCTGCTGCACCAAGGTATGATGTACTCTTTGACTGCATTTCAGTTGCAAGCCTTAATGCTTTCCTGCAATTTTTCTCCCCTCTGCTACTTTCTATCTTTATGGCCTTCATTAGTGATTGTAAGTGAGCCATAACTGATATCACCTTAATGCTAAAAAACAAATGGCATATTATCATTAGTTGTTATCATTAGCTGTGGCTGGCACACTTCTGACGCTCACTAACAAAGGGAATATGCACATGTTCAGTGAAGTGTGAGTGGTGggggaaacaaaaacaaattctgACTTGACCATTTTAATTAACGTCTAATAGCCATGTACTGGATATAGTGGCACAAAGCTTTACTTGATGATGAAACATGTTCATGTTGGTTCTCTGGAAGCATTTGGTTTTAAATCctcagatttatttttgttgatcTGAGTCAAATTTGAATGAAATTAATCAGATTTGTGCCTCATCAGCCCAGGGGCTATAATCACTGCTTTAATGTGACGAATGATGCACTGGACCTTTTTCCATTATTCAGTTTATATAAGGCCTTCTATGTCACATTCCAGGGGTCGTGGCATGCCACCAATGCGTGGTGGAGTTCCTCGAGGAGGTCCTGCGCGAGGTGGAGCAGTGAGGGGGGCTCCAGCAGGTCGAGGTGgaccaccagctccgacggctaGAGGTGCGGCAGCTGGCCGAGCTCGTGCCCCAGCTCCAGGACCCCAGAGAATGCCTCCTCCACCCCCACGCCCTCCAGCTCAGGAGAGCTATGAAGAATATGTAAGTCACCTCAGCTGAACTAGGGAGCCTATCGGGAGTTAAGGCTTACTTGAAATCTGTGTACTCAGTTCTGCAGTGCGAAATCCAAATCTGAATAAATGAGCTCTCATGCAAGAATGTGGTGTCTCAGCAATTGCTTCAGTGTATTGATGTTTTTCACTTTCTTCTTCTAGTCCTATGACGAAAACTACACTGACACGGCCTACGAGTCCTACGACAGCTACTACAGTCAACCACAGGCGTGAGTTGAAATAATATCCATTATTTGTCTTCCAGGGATTTTTGTCATGGCTATTTTTATAGAAAGCAGTACCATGTTAGTTCAGTTGTGATGTAAAAACACCACAGTATTTCACACCAGTCTTTTTATATCGTATTGTAGTAAGAAAATCATATACGGTTTAATATGAAAACCTATGCGAAAGCATCACGTATTAAGTCATGCTTTCAATCTTCCAGAGAACCGGAATACTACGACTATGGACACGGAGAGACACAGGAAGGATATGAAAATTATGGTAAAtagttgttattattgtttttactgaACCGTTAATGGTTTATTAAGATTTCTTGAGAAGTCCAGGCTCGGGTTTATTTGTGCTCAGTTTgtgcctctctgtctgtctctgtgttcgTTTAGCTCAGGATGACTGGAACGGGACACAGCGAGCTCCAGCTGTAGGGAAGACCCCTGTTCAGAGACAACCTAAGGGGTCATACAGAGAACACCCTTATGTACGATACTGAACTCCACAAGCAGGACGTCATCCATAATGTGTCACCATGACGACTGTCTCCCATGGCAGCTCACGCTTTAAGCAACCTGACAAAAGTAATTGTCCGTTTtcggttttgtttttctactctGGACATTTTTTAAAGGAAACCCGACAAATCGGCAAGTGAATGCTTCAAGAATTGAAAGCTCAAGACAGTATTTGAGGGTTTagatagtaaaaaaaaaagctgttctTACTGTTTTAACTTTTGTTTCGCAAATTTTCCCCTCCCTGCTCTTATCTCCCTTTgctttttttgcattgtttatAGTTTTTTCTTCCcttcccctctctttctctcttaccaGTGGTtgggtaaaatatttaatttgaaagTTAAAGCCTAACAACTGTGTAGCCACTTGTTGAGTGTCTCAGGACACCACTTTAATCTGTGTTGCTTTTAAAAGAATCTATAGAGGTGCAGTTGCAGATTCCCATTTAGGCTACATTTCAAAATTCTGCTCAATATTAGGAAATCAAAAAGCCATTAAACCAAATCATTTCTGTTATGTAATGTAAGAAACGTTTAATTAACGAAAGGAAAAATCTCTTTAATGACAACAACCATGGATTATTTCTTGTGTTAAATAGTCTTAAAAGATGTAAATTTAGACTTAGGCTTCAATATTTTTCATTGTACCTTTAGAGTTTTGAAATATAGCCCTAATAGACACTGTTGAGATGGACTGTCCTCAAATCCTTAATTTGTTAAAATAAGTTTCGACTTTTCAAAACTTCTGTAAAATGGCCTGTTTTTGGctacatatgtttaaaaaaaataataaaataagtccGATTTTCATGGGGGATGCCATGTTATATAAACTGCATGCAAAAACTGCTCAAGAAGGATTGGGACGACAATCTCTACAAGGGTCAACCTTCCTAATGTAAAGGGATACTGCAGCTAAATCCGAATCTCTTGTacatagttaaaaaaaatacatccaAACTGTACTTACTGCCATTAGtctctgtaccctctccataaAATGCAGAATGCTACATGTGTAAGCTTGCCTAAATAGGTAACTAAATCTGTCCAAAAATGTTTTGCAGCAGTTGTCAATAAAGCCTAGTTTGTTTTTTATGAAATCTTAACctggtttatttttcttttcctgtgaTTATAAAAGTTTTAAATAACTTATAACCTTCAGATACATCAAgctttcttcatcttcaaaacagattttaaatttaaaccAATGCATGTAGACTGGAGACATAAACCACACTAAAGGACTCTGTTTAAAGTGTTTCATCTGATTTAAAAAAGCGCAACtttaatctttctctctctttttatacTTAAAAAGGACCCTAGAGGTAAGACCTGTGCCTTTTAAAATAACCTGGATAGCTTCCTAATGTCTTTAGAAAGCTAAGCATTCGGTGCTTGGGTATGTATAAAATTTTTCTTGAATGACGTTTTATTTTTGGTCTTCCACAGAGAAATGTATTGACGAGCTAGAAATAACAGAATTTAATAAAGTTTAGCTTCCAGGGCTCATTTTTCCAGGTTGAAGCTGCTTTTATTAGTGAAAGTAATGAACCCAAGAAGGAGAGGACTGATAAACCTTAAGTGCAGCATTGTAAAGGTAGATCTAACCCTAAATTTGTACTTGGGTAGTGTGTCATGTCTTATATTTACATAAACCTCTTGCCGTGTAATGAATTAATCAGCATCAGtcacaaaaataaaagtaaagggAAAAAATACTCAATCACAGTAATAGatatttttcttcaaaatatgttgctatactaacaattagaactgTAATGCAACTCTTGCTAAAAGGTTTAGTACAAAGTCTGTCAGTGTCTTTTGGTAAATCTGctgctactttttttttttcttttgcataaTTCACATGATGAACTTGTGAAATTTTCCAAATGCCTTCAGAGAAGTTTCCGAAAAGCTTGAGTTGCATGATGTACACTTGCTTATAGATTGCACGCATCTTTTGTTTTCCAAATATTACATGGCTGTCAGTTTGTTGTTTAATGCCGAGTTCAGAGAGTTTGTTCTCTTCTCTTAGGAAACGGTTCCTCAAGATCACGCTATGGACTCGAACTTTACATGAGCTTGAACTCTCTTCTCAGGTTAGTGgagatatacatatatttttttgttgctaTGACATTATTTTACATTGCTGTTAGGGCATTATAGAACAAACCTTGTTTTGATAGGGTTCATGTTGTGTATCAAcactatgtccaaaagtttgtagactcTTGCCCTTCTACTGCTTCATTTAACGTATAATGAAGTTACAGCTTCTGATCTTCTGGGTGATCTTTACACCAAAATGTGGAGCTCCTTGCAGTGAACGTTTGTCTGCACTCAGACAAATGATGGATAATTACAAATTCATTCTTAGAATAGGATTGAATTctttcactccagagaatgcactGCTCGATAGCTAGTAGCTGGGATGCTTTATAACAGTCTAGATGATGCTTGTCTCTGCACGATTGGGCGTGGTGAATTTTCGCATATATGCAGCTGCTCAAGAGCGTCCCATTTCGCTGTTGAGGATTCAAACGGAGATGGCACCATCGAGAGGCTGTCTCAGCAAGGGATCTAGCCTGAAGTATCTGAATACTCTGAATGAAAGGCCTGTCTAGATTcttttggacatacagtgtgGACTTATTAGAACACGCTTTGGTCATGTTGATGCTGATTTGATTACACCAACTCTCCTACAGGGAAAGCTGTTGATTTTGAAGCAAACTCTTGAACACCGCCACTTTTTGGGAGTATGCTCGAATCTGCACAGATGGAGTTAAACAGAAGCTCTGCTGGACAGCTTTCAAGAACGCCAAAGCGGAGTGCTAGCAAAGTGCATCGGCACATCTTAAAAAGGGAAGAAAAAGGAAATCAATGTTTTCCTCAGCAGTGCTGCCAAAGCATGCAGCAGCAGGCACTTATTGAGCTGGAGCAGAAAAGGGCTTACTTGTCCTACAGCCTTCAGCAGTGTGTGGTCACATAATGGAAATGAGCCTGGGCCGTTGTTGTCTTTGTAAGGTTTCTGGCACTCATGTTCACCTCATTAAGGCCCTTTTTTTTAAGCGTACTTAATGCTGTCCTTAGGATGAccattgtgtttttgttgttgtgtctgtgtttttgtttttcttagccCCCTCTTGGCTATGAActcagtttatttaaaaaaacaacaacaacaaaaaaccccACTCCACTCTCCTGGTCTACCTCAGATAACGGCACAGTGTTTTATTCTGCAAGACCAGCATTTTCCCCCTCCCGCTCGCACATGGGCACATAGCTGCTCAGAGCAGTGTGTATGTTAATGTGGAATTTactggcgtgtgtgtgtgtccttgtctTCATGTTTAATTGCCATGGTAATTTCCGTCTTGCTCTTGTGCCAAAGCCATCCTTTTGAACGAGTGTGCTCTGCATGAactgtttttcatttaaagCAATTTGTGCACAGTTGATTCACTGTGATTAATTGTGGGGCACATACTTTGctctattttttatatatatatataatttaataataaagtaTTATCAAACAGTGTCAGCATTTGGGAGTAGTGATTTTCAAAGAGAATACAAGAGTTTCCCTAAAGGGCATGTCGGTGTTCACAGCCAGTTTTGGATTTCTTGCTCTCTGTTATTGTTAACgtttgttgtcttttttttggCCATGGCTCTCTGTACAAGACACAATATGGAAATGTCACAGTG encodes:
- the khdrbs1b gene encoding KH domain-containing, RNA-binding, signal transduction-associated protein 1b, which gives rise to MENESKYLPQLLAERDSLDSSFIHAMKLISAEIERVQKEEAPEKDTETYLDLFTAKNIKLKERVLIPVKQYPKFNFVGKILGPQGNTIKRLQEETGAKISVLGKGSMRDKAKEEGLRRSGEPKYAHLSMELHVFIEVFAPAPEAYVRMAHAMEEIKKFLFPDMMDEICQEQFMEMGYLNGSQDHGVRGRGGPLTRGRGAPAAPRGRGMPPMRGGVPRGGPARGGAVRGAPAGRGGPPAPTARGAAAGRARAPAPGPQRMPPPPPRPPAQESYEEYSYDENYTDTAYESYDSYYSQPQAEPEYYDYGHGETQEGYENYAQDDWNGTQRAPAVGKTPVQRQPKGSYREHPYVRY